In the genome of Anabaena cylindrica PCC 7122, the window ACGATACCGCAGATGTGTACTGTCAATAAGCCACAAAAGCAACTAAAAGCCAGTGTTTCTAACCGAGGTCTAGCTTTAAAGGCAAAATAACCACAAATCCAAGCACCGGGAATAAAGCCCAGGAGATAGCCAAATTGAGACAACTTAACATAACCGATACCGCCTCCTTCGGCAAATACAGGCAATAAAGTTAATCCCATGACTAAATAAGCAATTTGCGAAAGCGCACCAGCATTTTTGCCTCCTAAACAACCTACCAAAAGCACTGCGCCAATTTGATAGCTAACACCTAATGAAAAAGTTTTAATTCCTTGCTGACTCCAACTCCAAGGAAAGGTAGTGCCATAGGCTTCTAGGAACGTGCCACCCATTGTCAGGAGTAAGCCAATCATGGACCAAAGTAATTGATTGGAAGCAGCAAACATTTATCAGGCAACAGAGAAAAAGGCCAAAGAAAAAACTAACAGCTATCAGTATAAGCGAACGGTACTAATCTAGATTTTAGATATCCTAACTGCTTTGTAAAAGCATAAATCTACCACGTTCTGCAAACAATTTAGATATATTTAATGTAACTTGATTAAAAAAATAAATATTGCCGAATAATTACCAGTAATTATTATGAAAAATTCACGGTTACTCAGTATAATATATAGCACATATCAACAAGGTAAATCTTCATTATTCATCTGCAAAAACAAAAGATTATTGGTTTATTAACCTTTTGTTTACCTTTTGTTTACCTTTAGGTAAATCATTAAGAGGTATCTTAGAGGCGCTAATCTGGCAATTCACAAAATTTTGACAACAATGCTATCACGTCTAATTCCAGTAAAGAATAATCGTCTTCAAGCTTCCATAACCGTATTCGCACTGACACTAGGTTTAGCTGCTTGTGGCGGAGAGTCAACCCCAGACAAGGCTGCTACAACTGAAAC includes:
- a CDS encoding biotin transporter BioY — its product is MFAASNQLLWSMIGLLLTMGGTFLEAYGTTFPWSWSQQGIKTFSLGVSYQIGAVLLVGCLGGKNAGALSQIAYLVMGLTLLPVFAEGGGIGYVKLSQFGYLLGFIPGAWICGYFAFKARPRLETLAFSCFCGLLTVHICGIVYLMISYLFPGRGAENLPLIQAVLKYSWFSLPGQLVVVCAVTIVAYVLRHIMFY